The Entelurus aequoreus isolate RoL-2023_Sb linkage group LG23, RoL_Eaeq_v1.1, whole genome shotgun sequence genome has a window encoding:
- the LOC133640709 gene encoding uncharacterized protein LOC133640709 isoform X2 codes for MCERTIAEYEEELCPTKEEKERQHQLLDAVFKKHQVVLHRTDVQQLAGRQEGPAQPLGRSCTLRQEDPQRPHFKEEDEEPTAHIKEKQENHSPPTLKRKRRKCGSPRRKSVL; via the exons atgtgcgaaagaacgatagcagagtacgaggaggaactttgtccaacaaaagaggagaaggagcgacaacatcaactactggacgctgttttcaagaaacatcaagttgtgttacacagaacag acgtccagcagctggcTGGACGTCAAGAAGGTCCCGCTCAGCCGCTGGGGAGAAGCTGCACTTTGAGGCAGGAGGATCCACAGCgcccccattttaaagaggaagacgaGGAACCAACTGCACATATCAAGGAGAAACAGGAGAACCACagtccccccacattaaagaggaagaggaggaagtgtggatcacccaggaggaagagtgtcttgtag